GTCGTGCTACGACTACCTGTAAGTCCGCAGAAATATTAGGCTTGCGCGCACACAGGCGTACTTACCTGCGGTACTATCTACTCACTGTGTGGGGCGCGCAGTTTCAGAGATCAGTTACCCTTGTGATCCGGATTCGCGAAACATGGACCAGAAATTCCACAGCTTCAACGATTTTTTTCTCTACTACTTGCGGCAGCACAGCTGCCGCTCCAACCGCACGTTGCACGCGTTGGGCACAACGTTGGGCGCGGGAGCGGTGATCGCGGCGCTGCTGCTGCGGCATCCGTGGATCGCGCTGCTGTGGGTGCCGGTGGGATACGCATTTTCCTGGGCCGGTCACTTGCTCGTGGAGGGTAACCGCCCGGCAACGTGGGGACACCCGTTGTGGTCGTTGATGAGCGATTTTCGCATGCTCGGATTGATGATCACCGGCCGACTGGATGAGTGGCTGGAGACCGCCGAAGAGGCAGCGGCACCCCGGAAGCGGGTAGCGTCAGCAGACTAGCTCCCACCAGCAATTCCAAATTATTTCCCCAGGCATGACCCAGCCGGTTCGGCGCAACTGAAGAGCGTTGCCAACCCCTGCCCTGATTAAAAGTTCCGCGAGACTCTATAAATGTCCTTCGCAACTCCGCGCACAGGCCGGGTTCACATCAGCGAGCGGTCCCGAAATCCGGACCGGAGGTGAACGAAGATGAAAAAGCTACTGATGGGAGTTCTGCTACTGGCCGCGATTGGCGGCACCAGCGCGATGGCGCAGGACCGCGATGGCGACGGCGGCTGGCAAGGCCGCCGGCATGACTTGCGCCAGGACTACCGCGATCGGCGCGCGGACCGGCGCGACATTCGTCAAGACAGAAACAGTATCGCGCACGATCGTGCCGAACTGCGGCATGACTACGCGACCCACAACTACGCCGCCGCCCGCGCCGAGCGAGCCGAGATCCGCGCCAAGCAGCGCGATCTCCGCCACGACTACCGGGACGTCCATCGCGACAACCGCGACATCTATCGCGACAACCACGCCTGGGGCTGGCGCTAGGCTCCAGGTTTTCTGCGCGCATGTGAAAAGGGGCAGCCTGGGCTGCCCTT
Above is a genomic segment from Terriglobales bacterium containing:
- a CDS encoding DUF962 domain-containing protein encodes the protein MDQKFHSFNDFFLYYLRQHSCRSNRTLHALGTTLGAGAVIAALLLRHPWIALLWVPVGYAFSWAGHLLVEGNRPATWGHPLWSLMSDFRMLGLMITGRLDEWLETAEEAAAPRKRVASAD